In the Paroedura picta isolate Pp20150507F chromosome 15, Ppicta_v3.0, whole genome shotgun sequence genome, one interval contains:
- the LYRM9 gene encoding LYR motif-containing protein 9 isoform X3, with protein MPLPRPPPRPPACLPVPRWPDSRGAPLSAQTESRQQAPHRQPMAPLPGAELVKRPLQLYRYLLRCCKELPGGNVQEHYKHAIRQSFKVHADEDDPERIQQIIKRAIVDADWVMEKNSENIWKSLDLKAAFGHKVISPHLVDKTRPNPHDSAGEKGKVSSK; from the exons ATGCCTctgccgcgcccccccccccgcccgcccgcctgcctgcctgtccctcGCTGGCCCGACTCACGAGGAGCCCCCCTCAGCGCCCAGACGGAGTCCCGCCAGCAGGCTCCCCACAG GCAACCGATGGCTCCTCTGCCTGGTGCAGAACTAGTCAAGAGGCCGCTGCAGCTATATCGCTACCTGCTCCGTTGCTGCAAGGAATTGCCTGGGGGAAATGTCCAGGAGCACTACAAGCACGCCATCCGGCAG AGCTTCAAAGTTCATGCAGATGAAGATGATCCTGAGAGAATCCAGCAGATTATCAAGCGAGCCATCGTAGATGCTGACTGGGTGATGGAGAAA aattctgaaaatatttggaAATCCTTGGATCTAAAGGCTGCTTTTGGACACAAAGTGATCAGCCCGCATTTGGTGGATAAGACAAGGCCT AACCCACATGACTCTGCTGGGGAGAAGGGCAAGGTGTCCAGTAAATAA
- the LYRM9 gene encoding LYR motif-containing protein 9 isoform X4 has translation MPLPRPPPRPPACLPVPRWPDSRGAPLSAQTESRQQAPHRQPMAPLPGAELVKRPLQLYRYLLRCCKELPGGNVQEHYKHAIRQSFKVHADEDDPERIQQIIKRAIVDADWVMEKNSENIWKSLDLKAAFGHKVISPHLVDKTRPVKVKISPVQAQSHV, from the exons ATGCCTctgccgcgcccccccccccgcccgcccgcctgcctgcctgtccctcGCTGGCCCGACTCACGAGGAGCCCCCCTCAGCGCCCAGACGGAGTCCCGCCAGCAGGCTCCCCACAG GCAACCGATGGCTCCTCTGCCTGGTGCAGAACTAGTCAAGAGGCCGCTGCAGCTATATCGCTACCTGCTCCGTTGCTGCAAGGAATTGCCTGGGGGAAATGTCCAGGAGCACTACAAGCACGCCATCCGGCAG AGCTTCAAAGTTCATGCAGATGAAGATGATCCTGAGAGAATCCAGCAGATTATCAAGCGAGCCATCGTAGATGCTGACTGGGTGATGGAGAAA aattctgaaaatatttggaAATCCTTGGATCTAAAGGCTGCTTTTGGACACAAAGTGATCAGCCCGCATTTGGTGGATAAGACAAGGCCT gtaaaggtaaagatatcccctgtgcaagcacagagtcatgtctga
- the LYRM9 gene encoding LYR motif-containing protein 9 isoform X1 has translation MPLPRPPPRPPACLPVPRWPDSRGAPLSAQTESRQQAPHRQPMAPLPGAELVKRPLQLYRYLLRCCKELPGGNVQEHYKHAIRQSFKVHADEDDPERIQQIIKRAIVDADWVMEKNSENIWKSLDLKAAFGHKVISPHLVDKTRPTNVFIQVGGNSMQLLLTSRVHLILSPGVYYGGNCKTLILIRAYYYS, from the exons ATGCCTctgccgcgcccccccccccgcccgcccgcctgcctgcctgtccctcGCTGGCCCGACTCACGAGGAGCCCCCCTCAGCGCCCAGACGGAGTCCCGCCAGCAGGCTCCCCACAG GCAACCGATGGCTCCTCTGCCTGGTGCAGAACTAGTCAAGAGGCCGCTGCAGCTATATCGCTACCTGCTCCGTTGCTGCAAGGAATTGCCTGGGGGAAATGTCCAGGAGCACTACAAGCACGCCATCCGGCAG AGCTTCAAAGTTCATGCAGATGAAGATGATCCTGAGAGAATCCAGCAGATTATCAAGCGAGCCATCGTAGATGCTGACTGGGTGATGGAGAAA aattctgaaaatatttggaAATCCTTGGATCTAAAGGCTGCTTTTGGACACAAAGTGATCAGCCCGCATTTGGTGGATAAGACAAGGCCT ACAAATGTCTTCATACAGGTTggaggaaactctatgcagcttttgttgacctcaagggtgcatttgattctgtctccaggtgtttactatggaggaaattgcaagaccttaatattgattcgcgcctattactactcctaa
- the LYRM9 gene encoding LYR motif-containing protein 9 isoform X5, producing the protein MPLPRPPPRPPACLPVPRWPDSRGAPLSAQTESRQQAPHRQPMAPLPGAELVKRPLQLYRYLLRCCKELPGGNVQEHYKHAIRQSFKVHADEDDPERIQQIIKRAIVDADWVMEKYKKQK; encoded by the exons ATGCCTctgccgcgcccccccccccgcccgcccgcctgcctgcctgtccctcGCTGGCCCGACTCACGAGGAGCCCCCCTCAGCGCCCAGACGGAGTCCCGCCAGCAGGCTCCCCACAG GCAACCGATGGCTCCTCTGCCTGGTGCAGAACTAGTCAAGAGGCCGCTGCAGCTATATCGCTACCTGCTCCGTTGCTGCAAGGAATTGCCTGGGGGAAATGTCCAGGAGCACTACAAGCACGCCATCCGGCAG AGCTTCAAAGTTCATGCAGATGAAGATGATCCTGAGAGAATCCAGCAGATTATCAAGCGAGCCATCGTAGATGCTGACTGGGTGATGGAGAAA TATAAAAAACAGAAGTAG